The following are encoded together in the Bos taurus isolate L1 Dominette 01449 registration number 42190680 breed Hereford chromosome 10, ARS-UCD2.0, whole genome shotgun sequence genome:
- the ANP32A gene encoding acidic leucine-rich nuclear phosphoprotein 32 family member A: MDMDKRIHLELRNRTPSDVKELVLDNCRSNEGKIEGLTDEFEELEFLSTINVGLTSVANLPKLNKLKKLELSDNRISGGLEVLAEKCPNLTHLNLSGNKIKDLSTIEPLKKLENLKSLDLFNCEVTNLNDYRENVFKLLPQLTYLDGYDRDDKEAPDSDAEGYVEGLDDDEEDEDEEEYDEDAQVVEDEEDEEEEEEGEEEDVSGEEEEDEEGYNDGEVDDEEDEEELGEEERGQKRKREPEDEGEDDD; the protein is encoded by the exons GTGAAAGAACTCGTCCTGGACAACTGTCGGTCGAATGAAGGCAAAATCGAAGGCCTCACAGATGAATTTGAAGAACTGGAGTTCTTGAGTACAATCAACGTCGGCCTCACCTCAGTCGCAAACTTACCAAAGTTAAACAAACTTAAGAAG CTTGAACTAAGTGATAACAGAATCTCAGGGGGCCTGGAAGTATTGGCAGAAAAGTGTCCGAACCTCACGCATCTAAATTTAAGTGGCAACAAAATTAAAGACCTCAGCACAATAGAGCCACTG AAAAAGTTAGAAAACCTCAAGAGCTTAGACCTTTTCAATTGTGAGGTGACCAACCTAAACGACTACCGAGAAAACGTGTTCAAGCTCCTTCCGCAGCTCACGTATCTTGATGGCTACGACCGGGACGACAAGGAGGCCCCCGACTCAGATGCCGAGGGCTACGTGGAGGGCCTGGACGATGACGAAGAGGACGAGGATG AGGAAGAGTATGATGAAGATGCTCAGGTAGTGGAAGAcgaggaggacgaggaggaggaggaggaaggggaagaggaggacgtgAGTGGAGAGGAAGAG GAGGATGAGGAAGGTTATAACGACGGGGAAGTAGACGATGAGGAAGATGAAGAGGAGCTTGGTG AAGAAGAAAGGGGTCAGAAGCGAAAACGAGAACCTGAAGATGAGGGAGAAGACGATGACTAA
- the ANP32A gene encoding acidic leucine-rich nuclear phosphoprotein 32 family member A isoform X1: MPCLRQVKELVLDNCRSNEGKIEGLTDEFEELEFLSTINVGLTSVANLPKLNKLKKLELSDNRISGGLEVLAEKCPNLTHLNLSGNKIKDLSTIEPLKKLENLKSLDLFNCEVTNLNDYRENVFKLLPQLTYLDGYDRDDKEAPDSDAEGYVEGLDDDEEDEDEEEYDEDAQVVEDEEDEEEEEEGEEEDVSGEEEEDEEGYNDGEVDDEEDEEELGEEERGQKRKREPEDEGEDDD, translated from the exons ATGCCATGCCTTCGACAG GTGAAAGAACTCGTCCTGGACAACTGTCGGTCGAATGAAGGCAAAATCGAAGGCCTCACAGATGAATTTGAAGAACTGGAGTTCTTGAGTACAATCAACGTCGGCCTCACCTCAGTCGCAAACTTACCAAAGTTAAACAAACTTAAGAAG CTTGAACTAAGTGATAACAGAATCTCAGGGGGCCTGGAAGTATTGGCAGAAAAGTGTCCGAACCTCACGCATCTAAATTTAAGTGGCAACAAAATTAAAGACCTCAGCACAATAGAGCCACTG AAAAAGTTAGAAAACCTCAAGAGCTTAGACCTTTTCAATTGTGAGGTGACCAACCTAAACGACTACCGAGAAAACGTGTTCAAGCTCCTTCCGCAGCTCACGTATCTTGATGGCTACGACCGGGACGACAAGGAGGCCCCCGACTCAGATGCCGAGGGCTACGTGGAGGGCCTGGACGATGACGAAGAGGACGAGGATG AGGAAGAGTATGATGAAGATGCTCAGGTAGTGGAAGAcgaggaggacgaggaggaggaggaggaaggggaagaggaggacgtgAGTGGAGAGGAAGAG GAGGATGAGGAAGGTTATAACGACGGGGAAGTAGACGATGAGGAAGATGAAGAGGAGCTTGGTG AAGAAGAAAGGGGTCAGAAGCGAAAACGAGAACCTGAAGATGAGGGAGAAGACGATGACTAA
- the ANP32A gene encoding acidic leucine-rich nuclear phosphoprotein 32 family member A isoform X2: MRWGNALGAGLSGKVKELVLDNCRSNEGKIEGLTDEFEELEFLSTINVGLTSVANLPKLNKLKKLELSDNRISGGLEVLAEKCPNLTHLNLSGNKIKDLSTIEPLKKLENLKSLDLFNCEVTNLNDYRENVFKLLPQLTYLDGYDRDDKEAPDSDAEGYVEGLDDDEEDEDEEEYDEDAQVVEDEEDEEEEEEGEEEDVSGEEEEDEEGYNDGEVDDEEDEEELGEEERGQKRKREPEDEGEDDD, encoded by the exons GTGAAAGAACTCGTCCTGGACAACTGTCGGTCGAATGAAGGCAAAATCGAAGGCCTCACAGATGAATTTGAAGAACTGGAGTTCTTGAGTACAATCAACGTCGGCCTCACCTCAGTCGCAAACTTACCAAAGTTAAACAAACTTAAGAAG CTTGAACTAAGTGATAACAGAATCTCAGGGGGCCTGGAAGTATTGGCAGAAAAGTGTCCGAACCTCACGCATCTAAATTTAAGTGGCAACAAAATTAAAGACCTCAGCACAATAGAGCCACTG AAAAAGTTAGAAAACCTCAAGAGCTTAGACCTTTTCAATTGTGAGGTGACCAACCTAAACGACTACCGAGAAAACGTGTTCAAGCTCCTTCCGCAGCTCACGTATCTTGATGGCTACGACCGGGACGACAAGGAGGCCCCCGACTCAGATGCCGAGGGCTACGTGGAGGGCCTGGACGATGACGAAGAGGACGAGGATG AGGAAGAGTATGATGAAGATGCTCAGGTAGTGGAAGAcgaggaggacgaggaggaggaggaggaaggggaagaggaggacgtgAGTGGAGAGGAAGAG GAGGATGAGGAAGGTTATAACGACGGGGAAGTAGACGATGAGGAAGATGAAGAGGAGCTTGGTG AAGAAGAAAGGGGTCAGAAGCGAAAACGAGAACCTGAAGATGAGGGAGAAGACGATGACTAA